Genomic segment of Eleutherodactylus coqui strain aEleCoq1 chromosome 1, aEleCoq1.hap1, whole genome shotgun sequence:
GCTGTAACTGTGATAGAACTTTCTAAATCTTTAGAAGAGTAAATTGAATTTTTACTGtaagtattttaaccctttccaatccaatttgtatcctggttttcctagggggctctttttctgccgttctacaatggcgctatctgctggctaaagacagtactgcatgaggtgaaacgttagataggcttcgacagcagagaggctggcaatatacagtaagagaaccccaactgacatcttccaacatcggagctgtacagccttaaattctaatgtctttagacgtcatacAGTggatttggaaagggttaaaatgcagtGCATTTACAGAATGAAATAAAGAGATTTTGGACAAAGGAGGTAACATTCTGATACTCTCCACATTAGTAGTTGTTACTTTTGGAAAATAGGTAGGCTTAAAAGAGTTGTCTCTATTTGGACACAAGGATATCAAAGCGGGCCCAGGATCCCACTCTATGATCCAGAGGGTAAAGCCACTAACAATGAGCAACTCTCACTTTGGCAAGCCTAGCTGGCCATGTATTAGGCATCATTCATGTTGCATTCGGAACCCTGTTTGGGGGTTCCATCCCAGGGCTTTGCCTGGATGGCCAAGAATAGCATCTAAGCAGAATTTAGGGTAACTTCATAGACTTTTATTAGTAAAATAGAGACCGAACCTACAAACTTCAGTCTCAATTTTAGCAGGTCTCTATTCGGTTCTGGCATTTTGTCCAGATAAGCATAGTCGACTACACTATTCTGTCTGGCCGAAAATGCTGGAATGGAACAGAAACTATTTCTCAAGTGCAGCTGTCATTATGGCTAGTGTGCACCTAACCTGAGAGGAAGAACAGTCTAAGAGGCCTATTACACAGGCCGATGAAtccttcagatttccacatccagtgggaatctgaacgattaaaTGCATGCACTGACTGAACCACGAATaagaatttgtttgcttttcgTTCATCACTCAGTTTCTGTcttcagaaaactgaacgacgtaTCGCTctgggtaaacaggcagtcgttcacttatgaatgactgcctgtttattgtgaatggaggcggatagGCCGTTATGATCTccagcccactctgcctccattcactagcgatgctcATTCCTCTGTAAAAGCGTAGGGATGATTATTGTTGGGGcaacctgtcaggcatctgcaccTGGCAGGTcttccagtgtaaaagggcctaaggCTTTGACATTATAAGAAGTGAGACAGGTGTTCAATGTTTGACTCCCATACAATACACTGAGCATTGTTACTGCGCGGGAGTCACAAGATTAAATAAAATAACAGCAGTAAAATCACCCTAAAGCAGGAGAAATATTTTTAAGACTACAACTGCACGTCCTGTTTGTGCGTTTTTTGACATGTCAGTGGTGATATTCAGGATGAGGCGAAGAAATTTGAATGAACTGCTCAAAAGATGAATTTATTTAGGATTTACTACCTAAACCTATGTACTTACCCTCCATGAAAAGCATACGTCCAGTTTCCAGAGCCTACATCACACTTTGGACCATTGTGTATTCCCACTATAGAGATGATAAAGCTGTAGCCAGCTCCAACAAATCCAATGGCGGCAAACAGTATAGAAGAAAACATCTTCAAAAGCAAAAGACAGAAATTGTAAGAAACAACATGCGGAGTATCATATGCTTATCACATTAAGAATTGTACATGTGAAACTTGTTTGAGAACTACTTCCATAATCTAGTTCATATTTATCTGTGATTTTCAATTCTCTTATCTATctttattatagatgagcgagtatacccgctaaggcacattactcgagcgagtagtgccttagccgagtatctacccgctcgtctctaaagattcgggggccggcggggggcggggggcggggagcggggaggaacggaggagagatctctctctccctctctccccccgctccccgccgcaactcacctgtcacccgcgccagcccctgaatctttagagacgagaggggagatgctcggctaaggcactactcgctcgagtaatgtgccttagcgagtatacttgcttatCTCTAATCTTTATCTGTCAGGGCCAACTCTCGGACACATTATGGATCAGTTCTCTCCACGAGGTTCTGTTTTGTACGGCCTTATTCAGTTTGATCATTTGCATCTCGACTTTGCTAGTATCAAGCCAGCGcattctttggcggccaggtcttcttttgccgctgacccctccaagcattatcaatgtttctaatgaattagccgaagtatgagagtctctgtttcataattttgccctccaatgagaactttggtttgatgcagtctaggactgttttgttcatGATCTTGGCAGCCCAAAGTtcgaaggcatcaatcttcctccagttcctttttttttcagtgtccaactttcgcagcTGTAAGTTTTTATTGGGAAAATGATCCAGGGGTACGTTcagcatttttcatgcaaaaacgcctcacatcacttcagtgaAATTGTGATCCACCAGCACTTGTTTCATGCGAACTAAAGGAacgcaaatgtttcccattgatttcaatgggaagatcacatcacacttgcatgcacatcacatggcatacaatgtgtttgactgtcacattgaaaacaatgggcgatgcattccgagggaTGCGAAAAAATAGGACGTGCAATGAATTTTATCTCAAAGGGAAAAGGGATTTTTATCAGTAAGGGAAGAATATCACTCatatgtatgactccattcaaagtgtgattgttctcagtaaagtCTGGTTTACATGGGTCGATGATccctcaaagattgctcaaacgacagtttgagtgacagctttgagcgatcattttgcataaagcattaagtaactactcagctacttaaatacccattaggtgtgcaaatgaagccttccctgaacacagttaatagctggagactcttatctgcactcagatcctttgttctccacggaaaaacaatgctatcagcactccccgtggagaactactgataaaactgaaagacgatttttaggttagctagaatttaacgatcagctaaaagTCCCCGAAAAGCGGATGAtgtgcgcacatttacacgcatcgattatcgctaaaacgatcgccgattagcaatttttttagcgatcatcggctggtgtaaatgggctttaagataAGCCAAGTAATCACActatgctctactggctaacactagagatgagcgagcatactcgataaggcaaactactcgagcgagtagtgccttattcgagtacctgcccgcttgtctctaatgaTTCGGGTtccagcagggggtggggagcggtggaggagagcggggaggaacggaggggagatctctctctccctctctccccccgctccccaccgcaactcacctgtcacccgcgccggcccctgaatctttagagacgagaggggagatgctcggctaaggcactactcgctcgagtaatgtgccttagcgagtatactcgctcatctctaatctttatctgTCAGGGCCGACTCTTGGACACCTTATGGATCAGTTCTCTCCACGAGGTTCTGTTTTGTACGGCTGCATTCAgtttgatcatttgcatgttggctTTGCTAGTATCAAGCCAGCgcgttctttggcggccaggtcttcttttgccgctgaccactccaagcattatcaatgtttctaatgaattagccgaagtatgagagtctctgtttcataattttgccctccaatgagaactttggtttgatgcagtctaggactgttttgttcatGATCTTGGCAGTCCAAAGTtcgaaggcatcaatcttcctccagttccttttttttacagtgtccaactttcgcagcTGTAAGTTTTTATTGGGAAAATGATCCAGGGGTACGTTcagcatttttcatgcaaaaacgcctcacatcacttcagtgaAATTGTGATCCACCAGCACTTGTTTCATGCGAACTAAAGGAacgcaaatgtttcccattgatttcaaagggaaacatcacatcacacttgcatgcacatcacatggcatacaatgtgtttgactgtcacattgaaaacaaagggcaaTGCATTCCGAGGGATGCGAAAAAATAGGACGTGCAATGAATTTTATCTCAAAGGGAAAAGGGATTTTTATCAGTAAGGGAAGAATATCACTCatatgtatgactccattcaaagtgtgattgttctcagtaaaggctggtttacatgggTCGATGAtccctcaaagatcgctcaaacgacagtttgagtgacagctttgagcgatcattttgcataaagcatTAAGTAACTACTTAAATACccattaggtgtgcaaatgaagccttccctgaacacagttaatagctggaggctcttatctgcactcagatcctttgttctccacggaaaaacaatgctatcagcactccccgtggagaactactgataaaactgaaagacgatttttaggttagctagaatttaacgatcagctaaaagtgcccgaaaagcggatgatgggcgcacatttacgcgcatcgattatcgctaaaacaatcgccgattagcgatttttttagcgatcatcggctggtgtaaatgggctttaagataAGCCAAGTAATCACActatgctctactggctaacactagagatgagcgagcatactcgataaggcaaactactcgagcgagtagtgccttattcgagtacctgcccgctcgtctctaatgattcgggttccagcagggggcggggagcggtgggggagagcggggagaaacggagagatctctctctccccccgctcccctctgctcaccgccacaactcacctctcacccgtaccggcagacgaatctttagagacgagcgggcagatactcgaataaggcactactcactagagtagtttgccttatcgagtatgctcgctcatctctagctaacacagtaccaaaacctttttttttgttttactctattcaaaagaatggagttcttatttgcgtgagttttgtgcgcctcgttcatgtaaatacagccttagattgttagattttcatttatttttttacaatacaCGAAGCAACATTTGTTTTTCTTACAGCAAATCTCCTTCCACATTTCTCATTTCCACAACACCCACAGCAATCATTGTTCTTCAACCCGAGAAATACAAGAGCAGGGAACACCATCTAAAAAGAGATAATGTAATATTTATTATACATGATAGATAATATAACAGAAGGAAGGAATGAAAATTGTACAAAAAGTAGCCTTGCTgatgctgcctgtccacaggcatttttgcattgcgttccctgcggggaacgcagtgaacgctttccatagcgttgctatggaaagcgcagccccctgtccacgagcggagataaTAgcgatctgtcagataggctcacggcGAAGAATCtgtctgccgactcctgctcccgggcagcggctcgtggccgtggacaggcagcctaagtgttACGTTTTTCATATGGTTCTTCAAGACAAATTGTCAGGCAATGCATGGGGCTCTCTCCCTTATAGATGATGGATGTCGAGGGAATTGCCTggcatttcataagtcctataagCAGCAGTGGAGGGAGCTGCACGCATATACAATGTCTCTAACTTATAGAATCATCTCTGGAGTGCCAAAGGGTTTAAAATACTCTatttttctaatatataggggacccagacatgactacatagtgcacccttagtacttgtctgttCCTGtagccctgctatgtgccactccTCTCCACCCTGGAAACTACAATGTGAGCAGCCATGCATAGACATTTCTGTGTCCAGATCATTAAcacagtaacataatatgttaggctgaagggagacaatgtccatctagtttagcctgtttccaccccccttgttgatcgagagtaaggaaaaaaaaacactaatgagGCAAAAgctaatttagcccatttgggggaaaaaattcctctccgactccataatggcagtctgaataatcccaggatcaacGTTTGAATGTTCCTcactgactccaagacccggatcaacaacccttctggttatttaattgGGGCTGCATTATCTATTATATGAGCAACCGCGGAAACCTTAAGGGCTTCCTCCTACGTTTTCAGTTCTAGACAGCTCACAATTACTTGACTGATATCTCATTACATACGGATACCAGATGTGTTGTGTTCAATATATAAGGGCGTTGTATTTGTATGTAGCAAGATAAATGTTTGCACCATACGTTGTATGACTATGTTACCTCATACCAATAAAACAGTTTAAACATAATTGGGGCcgcatgttgtgcacccctggtttAAAAAGTTTTCTGATAAAGGTCCAACAATGTACTTAGTCTCATGTGCACTTTTCCTCCATCAGCTTTAATGGGATGTTCATTTTTGAAAACTAAGTCCAATACTTTATCGCAGAATGATGAGTATTTACAGGGGGGGCCTGAAGAGCATCTCTCACTCTGTAGTACCCTGCACAATATGAATAGTGTAATACtttattttccctgcagtggcacTGAACACTTTCTAATGGCGACTCCTACAGATTACAATTGATCGCTGGGGTCCTAGCAGTGGGACACCTTATGATCAACTTGTCAACACAAGACACGTTTAACACTGAAAGTGTACAACCCCATTTAATAATACATACCGTATATTTTACTCTTTTCAATTACATTCTTACAACTAATATGGAGGGATAAATTAATTTACCAATTTGCCTAGTTGCAAGACAAGCTTTATTCAGATTTTTGCACACTTTCATGCTGTGGAGAAAATGTCCTCAGCCAAGGCTAGAGAAGCCTACAATTTGGATTTTCTTCTGAGATGTTTTGCAGCTCCTGGATGAGTTGTTATTGTACCATTGAAGTAATATTGGCAGACCAGTCCCTGCTAGAAAGAGTTTcaggtttttttgtgttttaggaGATATGTATGCTCTGCAAGAATATCTACAATATCAGGAAATTTTGTAAATACAGGAAGTACTTACTGGCAATTGCTGCAAAAATCACTACGTTTAGGAGGCAGTGACTCAGGGGTGCAGAACTTGCAGTCTAGGGGCCACATGTGCTCCACAATGCCTTTCTGTGCAGCCAATAACCATGAGGGCATAAACAAATCACCTATATCCTACTAATGCAGCAAATGGACTACCATTATTAACCAGATTTCCTCTTTGTTGTGCTCAAGTCCTAGCACATAGCAAAGTGCATTAGTTTTACCCAAAGTGATgtctagaatcctagaatggtagagttggaagggacaccAGCCTCCGAGTCCCACCTGGCTATTCCTGGACTAATTTGCCACCTGGCTCCCTCACTTCCTATCTTGTGAAATCCCTACCCTCATCCTGGGcacttcaacatccccactaatgaccccaccTCCCCATCTGCCTTCCAGCTTTTAAGGCTCACCTCCTTCCTCGGCCTATCATAACTATCAGactccccactcacagagatagTAATGCCCCCGATCTAattctgctctgcttcccacttcaccAACTCCCCCCTCCTACTCTCAGATTAcaacctcctctccttctccatcaGGCATCCTAACATCTCACCAGACGCTCCCACTTATCGCACCTACAGAAACCTCCAGACTGTCCATACCCAACAGTTCGCAGACACCTTGCAGTCTTCCCTGTCCCCCATTTCTCTCCTCGCATGCCCCAATCTAGCTGCCGCACACTACTACACTATCCTCAAACACAACCTGGATGAAGTTGCACCCCCTGATCTGGGCCTTCTGCTGAAGACCGCGGCAACCCTCGCTCATGTCCAAAACGTgcttcatccggcagtgctctaggtgtgctgaacagctgtggagaaagtcaaaacagcccacagacttcctccacttcaaatttatgctcaaaacTTACAACCTcgtcctccaccatgccaaacaagtttagctcacctccctcatctcctcgctatcccacaatcccaaacgacttttcaacaccttccactccctccttaactccaaagaacaggcccccatgatggatctcagtgctggagagttAGCCGcccacttcaaagaaaaaaatcgaaaATATTCTAAAAGTAATCACCACACACTACACGGCTAGCCCCAATCCCGGTCTCTTCAGCACCGCATCCATAACTCATTAACTATCTGTACTCAAACAAAAGACTgagaaagaagtctccagactgcttttctctgcttgccccactacctgcgccagcgaccctctcccctctcacttaCTCCGGTTTCTCTCCCCGGTTGTCATTACCAACCTctccaccatcttcaacctctccctaacctctgtcaTTTCCCTCTCCTCACTTAAACATtcaatcatatcccctctgctaaagaaaccgacccttGACCCAACTAACTCCGACAACTACTGACCAATCTCAAATctctccttcatctccaaacttttAGAATGTCTAGTCTATTCCCACCTCACACACTTTCTCTCTGAAAATCCTCGactccctacagtctggcttccgtcCCCTACACTTGACCAAAACTGCccacacaaaagtatcaaatgacctcatTACAGCCAAgttgaggggtgactactccctataAATACTGCTTGACCTCTCCTAAGCATttcacactgttgaccatgacctccttgcTTCAATCCATCGGCTCTTTCCTCATTCTCCTCTTACCTCTCTAACCTTTCATTCAGAGTTTCCTTCTCTGCCTCTAACTCCTTTCCACTTCCCCTCGCTATCGGGGTCCCTCGGGACTCGATCTTCAGCCCCATGCtcttctctatttacacagcccaAATCGAACAAATCATCTGCAGATTTGgtatccaataccacctctacactgcgacacccagctatacacctcttcccgtgacatcttaGCACCGTTCCTCCAAAAcgtcaccaactgtctgtccgctgtctcaaaTACCATATCCTTCCTTTTTCTcagacttaacctctcaaaaactaatcTTTTTGTCTTTCTGCCCTCTGCAAGGTCGACCTTCCCCCAAAATCTCCatctcagtatctggcaccatcataacccccaggcaGCACGTCCGCTGTCTTGaggtcacactggattctgacctctcatTTATCCCCCACATTCAATCTCTgacccgaacatgccacctgcacctcaggaacattgcaaaaatccatctgtttctcaccacagacatgctaaagacactcgtcaccctcatccactctcggctcaactactgcaacttgctactaatcagccttccccacaccagactctcccctctcaaatccatactaaatgcggcagcaaGGCCATCTTACTTTCCAGCCACTTctcggatgcctctgcactatgtctgtcactgcactggctgcccatacactacagaactcagTTCAAACTCATGactctcacccacaaagctctccatggctctccatacatcgcttcccttctgtccatacatcaccttTTCCACTAACACATTCAGACTAAACGCCCCCCTAATCTGAACCTCACATTCTTGCTTCCAGGACCTCCccagagcagcactagtcctctggaacacactaatCCAAAATATCCAAACAATCCCTAACGCACGGAACCTCAAAcacgccttaaaaatgcacctcttccaAGAAGCATGTCAAATCACCTGAACTAATACCCCCCCACAACATGCTCCTGCCCCTCCCACTTCCCGCCTTCATGCCTATCTATGGCACCCCATATTTCTCCACTTTGGCTACCATGTATATCTCCTACCCCTGTACCACCTGCATCACCTTCTCTTTGTTGTGTGTAATCTAGTTGGTGCAGGCCCCCCGCCCCTTGTGTTCCTAATAATTgaatactacatgtaactgttgtattgtttgtgttcccctgttttttgaaagcgctgtggaataagttggtgttatacaagtaaagattattatatcTTACAAAATGTATTCCGGGATATGGTCCCTGTACGGTAACTATGGCTCCCACTTGTGGAATATAAAACATTATTCAGCCAGTTGTAGTAGCAATGTAGATAGAAGTATAAGAGAAGCAAACATTTCTCATTACCAATCATATATCTCTTGTTAAGTATTGTGCCATGAAGAGCATTAATAGCTCTCTTCTACTCAAGCTTATTTACTGTAGATAAGTCTTCTGCACATATTAGGCAAGGCCAATACCCTCAGGTATAtgtgcagaagaagaggtcattaCTACTGAGTGCAATGACCTGAATATTTTTGCTGAGAGTTCAGAACTTGGATCTCAGATGGTCTTTGTGATATAATGTGGGTTTactcacattctgtatgtgtttaatTTAATCTAAAGCTGGTCCTACACATAATGTATGCTGAATTTGTGGCATTTTAACAAGCCCTATCCTTTGTTCCCCTGTGAGACCGTTTCCTTTCTGATTCCTATTTACACACTACCATCATAGTGTTCATCAGGAGTATGCTATGCAAATTTTAAGTTTATTGTGAACGTGTTCGATACACAGATGCAACAAACTATAATGTGACTATTTCAGTGTATTTTGTTGTGTTAAAAGACTTGCAAAATAACAAACAAGTTCATACTCACCCATTTAGTCTCCCATTGCCACTCTTGTCCTTGCCGGCTTTCACTTAACCTGGGCAGCTGACCACTTTCTGCTTAGCATGTTACCACTGCAGCCATTCACTGGCCTCAGCATCAGTACTGCAAAGGCTACTGGTTGACCATAGCAGTTACAAGCGTAAATGGCACATGACCAGATGCCCAGACATAAGTGGAGGCCAGAAGGGACCATGGCAGGGGACCTTATAAAGGTGAGTATAGGCTTGTTCATTATTGTATAGCTatacaagcatttaaaaataaatccacttgacaacccctttaagtgtcaattGAAAGTTTGCTGTCTATTGTAAGCATGAAGTGTAAACTTATAATTTGGAATATGCGCAAGTCAATGACCTGCGACCTAGTAATTGTGAACCTGAAAATCTAATTAACACCAGTGAATTTGGTAAATTTGTTGAATAAGAGGTCTCATCTAGACAACACAGATGGGAGATTCCTCTTTGCAGGGGCTCTCTGCTCTTTGCTCATATGAGAATCCCAAAGTGGGATCTCATTGTATGACATCCCTTTGGCCTAATAGGGAATATATACTGAAagatcactttattagagacacctgtgACCAGTATAACATCCAACAAAAttggatcctgtggacataaataACTCAttaacaaaaggggtcagaggaggatgtcaagaagttTTCAGACAACCAGGTGGTGTACAGTCAAACAATTTGCAGTCAAATACAACGCTGATGCTCGAGCCATGTACAAATAGGTATAACAGCAGGCAGGTATTTGTcatgccattgctgtctaagaaaaATAGAAAGGCACAACTCCAGAGCATTCAAAAAATATCTCCTGGTCATATTAAaagagatttctgttgcactacaCCGAttagagggtcagaatttggtgcaagtggCATGAATCAATGCACTCTTCCTGGCAAGTGTTCAGGGCATGTCAGGACCTCCATCTAATGTGTGGCAACTGCAGGAAGCTTTCCTGTCCATATGggtcaatattcctgcagaacagcttcaagaacaccaactgGAATTTATGCTATGACTAATTGCTGGTGTtccgaaggccaaaggaggttcaaCGTGCTATTAGATGGACGTGTCTGATAAAGTAGCTATTCAGTGTTCAAAGGGTTCTCAGGCTGAGACAAGGACATTACTCCTCCATGGTCTATTCCTAAATGAGTTGTAACCTTTTCTCTAGATGCCAGACAAATATTTGCTTTTATTGTGTAAGCAGATGTACCAACTCACAGCAGTATTTGATGTTAGGGGTTGGTTTGATCCACTTTTATCTCCATGACCATTTAACAAAGCTCTATGGAGCGAGTGGACTGAAGGTCTGAGAAACTGGACTACATTTATAAAGCAAGCTATGGCAGTTTTTGTCATAAACTCTGATGATAAAATGAAGGTTCATTTGGCCTATAACTACTGTTTGGTCATCATAATGTTACATAACATATGCCAATAATCGTTCTCCGTATTTACATACAGATTTAGTATCATTTATACCAAACTCAGCTCTTGAAATTAGTCCTAAACGTTGACCTAATCTAGAAagatagaaatgaataatggCCTGATTTAGGATAATCTGTTTGTAGCCTACAATGTTTTAGAGACCCCTACTGTCCATTGGGATAGTATGGACAGGGTATCCTTACCTAATCAGAGAATACCATAAATATTGTACAATACCACAATGGCTATAATAAAATATAATCGCCAGTCTATTATAAGCTAAAGGGGAATATAATTatgtatttttacatatttctttACATAGAAAATAATTAAGAAATAAAATTCATAGTTTTGCAATGTTTTATGCTATAATTTCTACTATCAAGGTAATATAGCTAAACACAGATTTAAGTATGATGAGAGGTGTTACTCACCAGAACCCCAGATCCTAATATTCCACCAAAACACCAGACTTCATCTGAGATGTGCCCATTGTTCTCAGCAACTTTCCCTCC
This window contains:
- the LOC136610320 gene encoding transmembrane 4 L6 family member 4-like; this translates as MCSRDCAKCLGIALIPLTILCILANILLFFPGGKVAENNGHISDEVWCFGGILGSGVLMVFPALVFLGLKNNDCCGCCGNEKCGRRFAMFSSILFAAIGFVGAGYSFIISIVGIHNGPKCDVGSGNWTYAFHGGNYLGHPSMWSTCQAPKDIVPWNLTLFSLLLIMSAIQAILCAIQAINGLIGTFFGDCKCCSCCGGEGAV